In one Butyrivibrio proteoclasticus B316 genomic region, the following are encoded:
- a CDS encoding DUF5702 domain-containing protein gives MKSQIKGYITVFLSLSIMIILSLVLALFQGARIGAVRMKTECVADISLNSVLSEYSRALYEQYGLLMVDASYGTGNHSITNVQEHLRNYAQKNFDRSRAGGLMNAQTMTAMYCKDARISGYSVATDNNMAVLSRQIMAYMEGEPIGNLMSSVLENVGSLQSGELDTIDVDELARENQELIDSYELPVIEKENGEKEIISIGNPADVVNSQRGIGALNLAIKDKSSISTVRVNLQDYASHRDLNRGTGLDESGISGGQNLIFDQYYYEKCSRYGAEFEKSLLKYQLEYLAYGQDSDYANLEKMARTLLFWRQASNMLYLFGCEAKVSEAELLASALSIILFLPELKDPIKYSILFAWTFAESISDLHILFSGGRVPLFKSDSTWKLSLTNMFSFRDHLGSDCGEGLYYQDYLRMKLFLTDAGTKLRRMADVIEMDVRRTDGNSSFKLDYCVDIIRAELEIGTRYGYEASIERIYGYER, from the coding sequence GTGAAATCACAAATTAAAGGATATATAACAGTTTTTCTGTCATTGTCGATCATGATAATACTGTCACTGGTACTGGCTCTTTTTCAGGGAGCCAGGATCGGTGCGGTCCGCATGAAAACGGAATGTGTAGCAGATATTTCATTAAATTCCGTGTTGTCTGAGTATAGCAGAGCGCTATATGAGCAATATGGACTTCTTATGGTAGATGCTTCCTATGGAACAGGGAATCACTCTATAACAAATGTTCAGGAGCATCTTAGAAATTATGCACAGAAGAATTTTGACAGGAGCAGGGCTGGAGGCCTTATGAATGCACAGACGATGACCGCTATGTACTGCAAAGATGCAAGGATCTCAGGATATTCGGTGGCGACAGATAATAATATGGCTGTGCTGTCAAGGCAGATAATGGCTTACATGGAAGGAGAGCCCATAGGGAACCTTATGAGCAGCGTCCTTGAAAATGTAGGAAGCCTTCAGAGTGGTGAACTGGACACTATAGATGTGGATGAACTAGCCAGAGAAAACCAGGAACTTATAGATTCTTATGAGCTTCCGGTCATAGAAAAAGAGAATGGCGAAAAAGAGATAATATCCATAGGTAATCCTGCTGATGTTGTAAACTCCCAAAGAGGAATTGGTGCGCTAAATCTCGCTATTAAAGATAAGTCATCAATATCGACAGTAAGAGTGAATTTGCAGGACTATGCCTCTCACAGAGATCTTAACAGGGGAACAGGGCTTGATGAATCAGGGATAAGCGGCGGACAAAACCTGATTTTTGATCAGTACTATTATGAGAAATGTAGTAGATACGGAGCAGAATTTGAGAAATCGCTTCTTAAGTATCAGCTTGAATATTTGGCATATGGTCAGGATAGTGATTATGCAAACCTTGAGAAGATGGCCAGAACTCTGCTCTTTTGGAGGCAGGCATCGAATATGCTGTATTTATTTGGATGCGAAGCCAAGGTAAGCGAGGCTGAACTTCTGGCGAGCGCACTTTCAATAATACTGTTTTTGCCGGAATTAAAAGACCCTATCAAATATTCAATTCTTTTTGCATGGACTTTTGCTGAGTCTATATCTGATCTTCATATCCTCTTTTCGGGAGGAAGAGTTCCACTTTTTAAATCTGATTCAACATGGAAATTGAGCCTTACTAATATGTTCTCCTTTAGAGATCACTTGGGGAGTGATTGTGGGGAAGGACTTTATTATCAGGATTATCTCAGGATGAAACTGTTTTTGACTGATGCAGGGACGAAGCTAAGGAGAATGGCGGATGTAATAGAGATGGATGTAAGGCGAACGGATGGAAATAGCTCATTTAAGCTGGATTACTGCGTAGACATAATAAGGGCTGAGCTTGAAATAGGAACTAGATACGGATATGAAGCAAGTATAGAAAGGATATATGGGTATGAGAGGTAA
- a CDS encoding A24 family peptidase — protein MIIQILVMFIMLIASISDIKKMEIPVFLLGGTGVLAFLNMLLAIVFGSFAAEDVMSLMPGALMILISIISRGELGLADGIMMMSLGPVFGLDRAVLGLMTALFFSCIYSIGILVLKKGNRKTRLPFIPFLTAGTGVAFICVNCLAI, from the coding sequence ATGATAATACAGATACTTGTGATGTTCATAATGCTAATAGCATCAATTTCAGATATTAAAAAGATGGAAATACCAGTCTTTTTGCTCGGAGGCACCGGAGTATTAGCCTTTCTGAATATGCTACTTGCCATAGTTTTCGGCTCTTTTGCAGCAGAAGATGTAATGTCGCTTATGCCTGGAGCATTGATGATTCTTATAAGCATTATTTCAAGAGGAGAACTTGGCCTTGCTGACGGCATAATGATGATGAGTTTAGGCCCGGTGTTTGGACTTGATAGAGCTGTGCTGGGATTGATGACTGCGCTGTTTTTCAGCTGCATCTACTCGATAGGAATATTAGTGCTCAAAAAGGGAAACAGGAAAACCAGACTGCCATTCATCCCTTTTTTGACAGCCGGAACGGGGGTGGCTTTTATATGCGTAAATTGCCTGGCTATATGA
- a CDS encoding pilus assembly protein, whose translation MRKLPGYMTVEASFIVPMVICVFALIIYFTNHVYARCVLTQDSYILAFRASMDKETEPSAVVAQKKNLVAGKKYYGNTYPQFECSTSGKEIEVSGSTKTRHGAMGNYFLKPKGSWMLEAREYAKQRDYPGHIRTVKRIRDIGTKE comes from the coding sequence ATGCGTAAATTGCCTGGCTATATGACGGTTGAAGCCTCTTTTATAGTTCCAATGGTCATTTGTGTTTTTGCCTTGATAATATATTTTACAAATCACGTTTATGCAAGGTGCGTTCTGACTCAGGATAGCTATATTCTCGCTTTCAGAGCATCTATGGATAAAGAAACAGAGCCCTCCGCAGTAGTTGCTCAGAAGAAAAACCTTGTTGCCGGTAAAAAGTATTATGGCAACACTTATCCACAATTTGAATGCAGCACTTCAGGAAAAGAGATAGAAGTTTCCGGAAGTACAAAGACAAGACATGGTGCTATGGGGAACTATTTTTTGAAACCAAAAGGAAGTTGGATGCTGGAGGCCAGAGAGTATGCCAAGCAGAGAGATTATCCGGGGCATATAAGGACGGTCAAACGAATCAGGGATATAGGAACTAAGGAGTAA
- a CDS encoding DUF6382 domain-containing protein — protein sequence MEYRYYRELKHNYLIIRNEAPELEKGVHYQIRMLERGNLKGFIPCDLRNINNENYLYYEINSMQSLRDRYAVNGMNADELRNLLSSFKNALEGLSEYLLGMENVILDGKSVYVDLSTNEYKFMYCPFKTEQADFGSFADELFELVDHDDEAAVEMIYSCSEKMSAENALVMDCLEQVLNGAAPDISNQEQNPVRKTQMQTDTQELEDYSDDLYGDDLDDIEDNAALGDKTKRTGIDGKIQLIFGLLFMGLLCAMMYIRMNYILSKGEDILSIVVIVLSMITGLIGILMGVKDITANGFHGFKKKEKEILDEVDKDYLDYGEDSSFANDYINEEYLNEESYGNQVHVTSAASSAVRNRPQCGETIVLSDDEDCDKDIILYSRNASKTIRIALDKLPITIGKMEGCVDKVINDISVSRMHCRFIRDSQGRVSVVDLGSTNGTFRNGLRLNPQEKCYIEEGDEIRIGKICFDCR from the coding sequence ATGGAATACAGATATTATAGAGAACTTAAACATAATTATTTGATAATCAGAAATGAGGCGCCTGAACTGGAAAAGGGTGTGCACTACCAGATCAGAATGCTTGAGAGAGGGAATCTAAAGGGATTTATCCCTTGTGATCTCAGAAATATAAATAACGAGAACTACCTTTACTACGAGATAAACTCAATGCAGAGCCTGAGGGACAGATATGCAGTAAATGGAATGAATGCAGATGAGCTTAGAAATCTATTGAGCTCTTTTAAAAATGCACTGGAAGGTCTGTCTGAATATCTGCTTGGAATGGAGAATGTAATTCTTGATGGGAAAAGCGTGTATGTTGACCTTTCAACTAACGAGTACAAATTCATGTATTGCCCGTTTAAGACAGAGCAGGCGGATTTTGGAAGCTTTGCGGATGAGCTCTTTGAGCTGGTGGACCATGATGATGAGGCAGCAGTCGAAATGATATATTCATGTTCTGAGAAAATGTCTGCTGAAAATGCACTTGTAATGGACTGCCTGGAGCAGGTGTTAAATGGAGCGGCACCGGACATAAGTAATCAGGAACAGAATCCTGTCAGGAAGACTCAAATGCAGACAGATACACAGGAACTGGAGGATTACAGCGACGACTTATATGGTGATGATTTAGATGATATTGAAGATAACGCTGCTTTAGGCGATAAAACAAAAAGAACCGGAATAGATGGGAAAATTCAGCTGATTTTTGGGCTTTTGTTCATGGGCCTGTTGTGCGCCATGATGTATATCAGAATGAATTATATACTTTCAAAGGGAGAGGACATTCTTTCTATAGTTGTGATCGTCTTGTCTATGATCACAGGACTTATAGGTATTTTAATGGGGGTAAAAGACATTACTGCCAATGGCTTTCATGGATTTAAAAAGAAAGAGAAGGAGATACTTGATGAAGTAGATAAGGACTATTTAGATTATGGAGAAGATAGTTCTTTTGCCAATGATTATATAAATGAAGAGTATTTGAACGAGGAAAGCTATGGGAATCAGGTTCACGTAACATCGGCAGCCTCATCTGCAGTGCGAAACAGGCCGCAATGCGGGGAGACAATTGTGCTGTCTGATGATGAAGATTGCGATAAAGATATTATTTTATATAGTAGAAACGCATCCAAAACAATAAGGATTGCACTTGATAAACTCCCGATTACTATTGGAAAAATGGAAGGCTGTGTAGATAAGGTGATAAATGATATTAGTGTATCAAGAATGCACTGCAGATTTATAAGAGACAGCCAGGGAAGAGTATCTGTTGTTGATCTTGGTTCTACGAACGGAACCTTCAGAAATGGCCTTAGACTTAATCCACAGGAAAAATGCTATATAGAAGAGGGAGATGAAATCAGAATCGGAAAAATATGCTTTGACTGCAGGTAA
- a CDS encoding SCP2 sterol-binding domain-containing protein, producing MKINIYYGGRGIIDDPTLYVISQITAILQELNVKVQQYNLYEQRNGITALPNTLKDADGIILASTVEWYGVGGYLMQFLDACWLYGDKDHIKEIYMAPVVMSTTHGEREGMMSLAAAWEMLGGLPCDGMCGYIADTTKLENSSEYTKIIEKKTENIYRTINQKMPVFPASNQAVINKVAVAKGIDLTPQESEQLSEYASDDNYVRTQKEDLQELASIFRDKMGQDDTAVGNVDEYVKLLNKKFTPVTGIRAKYKITIQDSPKSKPIIIDVDNSKCNCYVGDEDGCDVMISTDQHILEDVLEGRMTFQRAFMAGSIKMKGDFKLLRSMDQLFDLMA from the coding sequence ATGAAGATTAATATCTATTACGGTGGCAGAGGCATAATTGATGACCCTACGCTATACGTTATCTCGCAGATCACAGCTATTTTACAGGAATTAAATGTTAAAGTTCAGCAGTATAATCTGTATGAACAGCGAAATGGTATAACTGCGCTTCCCAATACACTTAAGGATGCAGATGGAATTATTCTGGCATCAACGGTAGAGTGGTATGGCGTTGGCGGCTATCTCATGCAGTTTTTGGATGCATGCTGGCTATATGGAGACAAAGACCATATAAAAGAAATATATATGGCACCAGTAGTTATGTCCACAACTCATGGCGAGCGCGAGGGAATGATGAGTCTGGCGGCCGCCTGGGAAATGCTTGGGGGACTTCCATGTGATGGAATGTGCGGTTATATAGCTGATACGACCAAGCTTGAGAATAGTAGCGAATATACCAAGATCATAGAGAAAAAGACAGAGAATATTTATCGTACGATCAATCAGAAAATGCCTGTTTTTCCCGCAAGCAATCAGGCAGTGATCAATAAAGTTGCAGTTGCTAAGGGCATAGATCTGACACCTCAGGAATCAGAACAATTATCAGAGTATGCTTCAGACGATAATTATGTTCGTACACAGAAAGAGGACCTTCAGGAGCTTGCGAGCATATTCAGAGATAAGATGGGACAGGATGATACTGCTGTTGGAAATGTTGACGAATATGTTAAACTACTTAACAAGAAGTTTACGCCTGTTACTGGAATCAGAGCCAAATACAAGATAACAATACAGGACAGCCCTAAGTCCAAGCCAATCATCATTGATGTGGATAACAGTAAGTGCAATTGCTATGTTGGAGACGAGGATGGATGTGATGTCATGATTTCTACAGATCAGCACATCCTTGAGGATGTCCTCGAAGGCAGGATGACATTCCAGAGAGCATTTATGGCAGGCAGTATCAAGATGAAGGGAGACTTTAAGCTTTTGAGGAGCATGGATCAGCTGTTTGATCTTATGGCTTAA
- a CDS encoding rhomboid family intramembrane serine protease — translation MPDSSDYKNQEFIEKQKKIYKSSYVTIALVIINAVIFVLGSMFFPFIYTIGVMYTPSVLQDGEYHRLVTAMFLHQDINHLFNNMMILLLVGAIIENYLGHVAYGIMYMAAGIFGNLLSMAYEVRNEVTWVSLGASGAVMGIVGFLVVWLVINRKSLAQDKSMLVRLLFLLLFVVEACFFQQGANTIAHLGGFIAGFIFGIINIILFNNRKDMEGIA, via the coding sequence ATGCCGGATAGTTCAGATTATAAGAATCAAGAATTTATAGAGAAGCAGAAAAAAATATACAAGTCATCATATGTAACGATAGCCCTTGTGATAATTAATGCTGTAATATTTGTGCTTGGAAGCATGTTTTTTCCGTTCATCTATACGATAGGGGTAATGTATACTCCCTCAGTATTACAGGATGGCGAATATCACAGGCTTGTAACAGCAATGTTTTTACATCAGGATATAAACCATTTGTTTAATAATATGATGATTCTGCTATTGGTTGGAGCAATCATAGAAAATTACCTGGGGCATGTTGCGTATGGAATAATGTATATGGCAGCAGGAATCTTTGGTAATCTGTTATCAATGGCTTATGAAGTCAGAAATGAAGTTACCTGGGTATCGCTTGGAGCAAGCGGTGCAGTGATGGGAATTGTAGGATTTCTTGTTGTGTGGCTTGTAATTAACCGCAAGAGCCTGGCACAGGATAAATCAATGCTGGTAAGACTGCTATTTCTACTACTCTTTGTGGTTGAAGCCTGTTTTTTTCAGCAAGGAGCTAACACAATTGCCCATTTAGGCGGATTTATAGCGGGTTTCATATTTGGAATAATCAATATTATCTTATTTAACAATAGAAAAGACATGGAGGGAATTGCGTGA
- a CDS encoding HIT family protein, translated as MSDCIFCKIANGEIPSNTIYENSEFRVILDNGPATKGHALVLPKAHYADLFEIPEETVAGAAKVAKEVASKIKEKLGCDGLNLVQNNGPVAGQTVMHFHLHIIPRYSNDGQHILWKPTQPSAEELVEIRKTIVGE; from the coding sequence ATGAGTGATTGTATTTTTTGTAAGATAGCAAATGGGGAGATACCTTCTAATACCATTTATGAGAATTCTGAGTTTAGAGTTATTCTTGATAATGGCCCTGCAACAAAAGGGCATGCACTTGTGCTCCCTAAGGCGCACTATGCAGATCTTTTTGAAATTCCGGAGGAAACAGTTGCAGGTGCTGCAAAAGTGGCAAAAGAGGTTGCTTCTAAAATCAAAGAGAAACTCGGATGCGACGGACTTAATCTTGTACAGAATAACGGACCGGTTGCAGGACAGACTGTTATGCATTTTCACCTGCATATCATTCCTAGATACAGTAATGATGGACAGCATATTCTATGGAAACCAACTCAGCCTTCAGCTGAAGAGCTTGTAGAAATCAGAAAAACAATAGTTGGAGAGTGA
- a CDS encoding fumarate hydratase, whose translation MRDVDVSEVTKVVRQMCIDANYELSGDMQKALNDARDKEESELGRQIFSQLQKNLDIAREDQIPICQDTGMAVFFVKVGQEVHFVGGNITDAINEGVRQGYTEGYLRKSVVGDPLIRKNTGDNTPAVIHYDIVPGNSITITCAPKGFGSENMSRVFMLKPADGEDGVKNAIVQAVKDAGPNACPPMVIGVGIGGTFEKCAEMAKEALTRPVGEHSDIEYIRKMEEEVLDMINATGIGPAGLGGRITALAVNINTYATHIAGLPVAVNICCHVNRHVTREI comes from the coding sequence ATGCGTGACGTTGACGTTTCAGAAGTCACAAAAGTAGTCAGACAGATGTGCATAGATGCAAACTATGAGCTGTCTGGTGATATGCAGAAAGCATTGAATGATGCCCGTGATAAAGAGGAGTCTGAGCTGGGAAGACAGATTTTTTCTCAGTTGCAGAAAAACCTTGATATTGCCAGAGAAGATCAGATTCCGATCTGTCAGGATACAGGCATGGCAGTTTTCTTTGTTAAAGTAGGTCAGGAAGTGCACTTTGTAGGTGGCAATATCACAGATGCAATTAACGAGGGAGTCAGACAGGGATATACAGAGGGATATCTCAGAAAGTCAGTAGTGGGAGATCCTCTTATCAGAAAGAATACAGGAGATAATACACCTGCAGTGATCCATTACGATATTGTCCCTGGTAACAGTATAACTATCACATGCGCACCCAAGGGCTTTGGTAGCGAGAATATGAGCCGTGTCTTCATGCTCAAGCCTGCAGACGGAGAGGACGGCGTTAAAAATGCTATAGTTCAGGCCGTTAAGGATGCAGGACCTAACGCCTGTCCACCAATGGTTATTGGTGTAGGTATTGGCGGAACATTTGAAAAATGTGCAGAGATGGCAAAGGAAGCTCTTACCAGACCTGTCGGAGAACATTCAGATATTGAGTATATCCGAAAAATGGAAGAGGAAGTTCTTGATATGATAAATGCTACAGGAATTGGTCCCGCAGGCCTTGGAGGCAGGATTACGGCGCTTGCAGTAAATATTAATACTTATGCTACTCATATAGCAGGTCTTCCTGTTGCGGTTAATATATGCTGTCATGTGAACAGACATGTGACCAGAGAAATATGA
- a CDS encoding Fe-S-containing hydro-lyase: MELNIHAPLDKEVVKKLKIGDMVYITGTIYTARDAAHKRMAEILAKGGELPIDIKDNIIYYMGPSPAREGRPIGSAGPTTASRMDKYTPDLLDLGLGGMIGKGKRSAEVKEAIVRNSSVYFAAIGGAGALLSKAIVQSEVVAYDDLGTEAIRRLKVKDFPAIVVIDSEGNDLYNKSQS; encoded by the coding sequence ATGGAATTAAACATTCATGCACCACTTGATAAAGAGGTAGTCAAAAAACTTAAGATAGGCGACATGGTATATATAACCGGAACTATTTATACAGCCAGAGACGCTGCTCATAAGAGAATGGCTGAAATACTCGCCAAGGGCGGAGAATTACCTATAGATATAAAAGACAATATCATATATTATATGGGACCATCTCCGGCGAGAGAAGGAAGGCCAATCGGGTCTGCCGGTCCTACTACAGCAAGCAGGATGGATAAGTATACTCCGGATCTTTTGGATCTTGGACTTGGCGGAATGATTGGTAAGGGAAAAAGGTCGGCAGAAGTAAAGGAAGCCATAGTCAGAAATAGCTCAGTGTATTTTGCTGCTATAGGAGGAGCGGGTGCTCTTCTTTCAAAGGCTATAGTACAATCTGAAGTGGTTGCTTATGATGACTTGGGAACAGAAGCTATCAGGCGATTGAAAGTTAAAGATTTTCCGGCGATTGTTGTTATAGATTCAGAGGGCAATGATCTGTATAACAAATCACAGAGTTGA